cgtccttctgaagatgatgtCTCCATCCTAGGTCTGCTAGGATACAAAAATCCAAGTTGGGACGCACcataaacagtctccgtggtgtagtggtaagacactcgcctgacgttccgcgagcgctttgtcatgggttcgtatcctggccaggggaggatttactgggcgcaaatccttaactgtagcctctgtttaactcaacagtaaaatgtgtacttggttgtaacaacgattcttcgcagcggggatcgtattccagggacctgcccgaaacgctacgcgtactagtggctgtacaagaatgtaacaactcttctatatatctcaaaaaaaaaaaaacttattcaGTTGAATCACTACCAACTTTTCTTTAAAGTCAAATGTACTCGTGATTATTCCTAGGGTTTGGTTAGCTTCATTTCAGTTGCTccaacctgttgtgcaactttaacTGAATGGGACATTTTGACtcgaaggtccttttcttcatcaatctgcttcaGGGTTAATTTGCAATCTGCTGCATAAATTTAtctaatttaatgaattaaaacaaCTTAAAAAATCTAAACCATAATTATGTTGTTTAAATTACAAAAGTATTTGTCATTCATAatgttaattatttttttccaggcAGCTATAAACGTGTTAACGAAGGCACTATCGGTGGAATATGACAAAGAGGGCATATTGTTTGTGGCGGTCCACCCTGGCTGGGTCCAGACCGACATGGGAACATCTGCAGCACCCTTGACTGCTCAAGAAAGTATCAGCAAAGTCTTTCAAGTCCTGACAGGTTTGTCAGAGAAACACAACGGCCTAATGATCTCCTACACCGGTGATATTCTGCCTTGGTGATACTGTTAACTAAAATTTATATTTACAATGACTGCTTATACAATGCAAGGTAATAAATGTTCCCTGTGGCAAAACTtcacattttcaaaacgattaacCTAACAAGATCACAAGGCACCTGTATAAGTTTGAGATAAATAAAAGATATGAATTCTTTAGTTTTctatatcaataaataaatacataaatacacacacatatatatatatatatcagcccgtcctccaaaaatggggtggtaaatataaggagacaaataagtgcaattatgtactattcatatcagttaggaattgtacttattttcacttagtattaaatcgtactgtcaaatatattgcgaatatttgagtttacccaaaaaactgaatagaaaaccacaacctcacctaaccgtcttagtttttgaagataataattttattgcttcttaattacaattagtacttaacctatagctatattgatattacagttttataaaactaataaaacaaaactaaaatatatcaataaattgtaaaataactcaggatattttaaaattttgtataaaatctatattgtttaataaaccagaaaaaaaaattcttgatatttaaaacttgtttaTTGCAAGTTGAAATTGAAAATTTCATCCTAAAATTGtgcgtgtcttaacagaaaacgaggggaattaaatcgggggagggagttgggtaaatgtaacagccccgtaagtgcaattatgcactggttatgacagttagaaagtgtacttattacacttaatattaaatcgtactgtcaattcggaggatgggttgcaatatatatatatatatatatatatatatatatatatata
Above is a window of Procambarus clarkii isolate CNS0578487 chromosome 3, FALCON_Pclarkii_2.0, whole genome shotgun sequence DNA encoding:
- the LOC138367443 gene encoding C-signal-like — encoded protein: MVNNILETNTTAPLMLIKALLPLLRQAGGRAGKPLSVQRAAVVNISALLASMGAYLSMPDVYGYRASKAAINVLTKALSVEYDKEGILFVAVHPGWVQTDMGTSAAPLTAQESISKVFQVLTGLSEKHNGLMISYTGDILPW